The following are encoded together in the Lathyrus oleraceus cultivar Zhongwan6 chromosome 3, CAAS_Psat_ZW6_1.0, whole genome shotgun sequence genome:
- the LOC127127299 gene encoding leucine-rich repeat receptor-like protein kinase PXC2 — translation MFHSMMNLLFFTLFTTSVTIQVFSVDDPVFNDDILGLIVFKAGLQDPNHKLSSWNDDDYTPCNWEGVKCDSSNNRVNSLVLDGFSLSGHIDRGLLRLQYLQILSLSGNNFTGFINPDLPKLGSLEAVDFSDNNLQGSVPEEFFQQCGSLKNVNFAKNNLTGNVPDSLSSCSSLTNVNFSSNQMYGKLPSGVWFLRGLQSFDVSNNLLEGEIVLEGIQNLYGLRELSLRKNRFSGRIPEEIGGCIGLKSLDLSGNFLSGGIPQSMQRLNSCNSISLQENSFTGNIPDWIGEMKGLENLDLSSNRFSGWIPKSLGKLEMLQRLNFSRNQLTGNLPDSMINCTNLLAFDISHNNLDGYLPSWIFTKGNYHGLEVLDLSTNGFSGGIPSGIGGLRSLKLLNMSSNSFYGSVPVGIGELKSLYIVDLSDNKLNGSIPFEIEGAVFLNELRLQKNFLGGRIPDRIAKCSALTSLVLSHNKLTGSIPKGIANLTNLRHVDLSWNKLSGSLPKELTNLSNLLSFNVSYNHLKGELPVGGFFNTISSSSVTGNLLCGSVVNHSCPSVHPKPIVLNPNSSASNSSISSKYHRHKIILSISALIAIGAAGLIAVGVVAITFLNMRARSSMERSAAPFAFSGGDDYSNSPANDPNYGKLVMFSGDADFADGAHNLLNKDSEIGRGGFGVVYRTFLRDGHAVAIKKLTVSSLIKSQEEFEKEVKRFGKIRHDNLLALEGYYWTSSLQLLIYKFQSSGSLHNLLHGDKTKNVLSWRQRFKIILGMAKGLAHLHESNVIHYNLKSTNVLFDVSDEPKIGDFGLVKLLPMLDHCVLSSKIQSALGYMAPEFACRTVKITEKCDVYGFGILILEIVTGKKPVEYMEDDVVVLCDMVRGALEEGKVEECVDEKLLGNFAAEEAIPVVKLGLICASQVPSNRPDMSEVINILELIQCPSEGQEELLE, via the exons ATGTTTCATTCTATGATGAATCTGTTGTTTTTCACACTTTTTACTACTTCAGTTACAATTCAAGTGTTTTCTGTTGATGATCCTGTTTTCAATGATGATATATTGGGCTTAATTGTGTTTAAAGCTGGTTTACAAGACCCTAATCACAAACTCTCTTCATGGAATGATGATGATTACACACCATGCAATTGGGAAGGTGTGAAATGTGATTCTTCAAACAATAGAGTCAATTCTCTTGTTCTTGATGGTTTCTCTCTTTCAGGACACATTGATAGAGGGTTATTAAGATTACAGTATCTTCAAATTTTATCACTTTCTGGTAACAATTTCACAGGTTTCATAAACCCCGatcttccaaaacttggaagtTTAGAAGCTGTTGATTTCAGTGATAACAATCTTCAAGGGTCAGTTCCTGAGGAGTTTTTCCAACAATGTGGATCTTTGAAAAATGTTAACTTTGCTAAGAATAATCTCACAGGTAATGTTCCTGATTCTCTTAGTAGTTGCTCATCTTTGACAAATGTTAACTTTTCTTCTAATCAAATGTATGGAAAATTGCCATCTGGGGTGTGGTTTTTGAGAGGTTTACAATCATTTGATGTTTCAAATAACTTGCTTGAGGGAGAGATTGTTCTTGAGGGGATTCAAAATCTTTATGGTTTGAGAGAATTGAGTTTGAGGAAAAACCGATTTAGCGGTCGAATTCCCGAGGAGATTGGTGGTTGCATAGGTTTGAAATCACTTGATTTGAGTGGTAATTTTCTCTCTGGTGGAATTCCTCAATCAATGCAAAGACTCAATTCATGTAATTCTATCAGTTTGCAAGAAAACTCATTCACTGGTAACATTCCTGATTGGATTGGCGAGATGAAAGGTCTCGAAAATTTGGATCTTTCTTCGAATAGATTTTCGGGTTGGATTCCGAAGTCATTAGGGAAACTAGAAATGTTGCAAAGGTTGAATTTTTCTAGGAATCAGTTAACAGGAAACTTGCCCGATTCGATGATAAACTGTACTAATCTTTTGGCTTTCGATATCAGTCACAATAATTTAGATGGTTATCTTCCTTCGTGGATTTTTACGAAGGGTAACTATCACGGTCTCGAGGTTTTGGATTTGTCTACCAATGGATTTTCTGGTGGAATTCCGTCTGGTATCGGCGGACTTCGTAGCCTGAAACTATTGAATATGTCTTCGAACAGTTTCTACGGTTCCGTTCCGGTTGGTATCGGTGAACTCAAATCTTTATACATTGTTGATTTGAGTGATAATAAACTTAATGGAAGCATTCCGTTTGAAATCGAAGGTGCGGTTTTCCTTAATGAGTTGAGGCTACAGAAGAATTTCCTCGGTGGGAGGATTCCAGATCGAATCGCGAAGTGTTCGGCTCTAACATCTTT GGTTCTTTCTCACAACAAGCTTACTGGTTCAATTCCTAAGGGCATTGCCAACCTAACGAATCTTCGGCATGTAGATTTGTCGTGGAACAAACTCTCTGGAAGTTTACCGAAGGAGTTAACGAATCTTTCGAATCTTTTATCGTTTAATGTATCCTACAACCACCTTAAGGGTGAGTTACCGGTCGGCGGTTTCTTCAACACCATCTCATCCTCATCTGTAACCGGGAACTTGCTGTGTGGTTCTGTTGTCAACCACTCCTGTCCATCGGTTCATCCCAAACCGATTGTCTTGAATCCGAATTCCTCTGCTTCAAACTCCAGCATTTCCTCGAAATATCACCGGCACAAGATCATACTCAGTATTTCTGCTCTTATTGCTATTGGTGCAGCTGGTTTAATTGCCGTTGGTGTTGTCGCTATCACTTTCCTAAACATGCGCGCCCGTTCTTCAATGGAACGTTCGGCTGCTCCGTTTGCTTTCTCCGGTGGCGATGACTATAGCAACTCACCGGCAAATGATCCAAACTACGGGAAGCTTGTGATGTTTTCCGGTGATGCAGACTTTGCTGACGGAGCTCACAATCTCCTTAATAAAGACAGTGAAATAGGCCGTGGTGGATTCGGAGTTGTTTACCGCACGTTTCTACGAGACGGGCACGCTGTTGCGATCAAAAAGCTTACAGTCTCGAGTTTGATCAAGTCTCAAGAAGAATTCGAGAAGGAAGTGAAAAGGTTCGGGAAGATTCGGCACGATAATCTTCTAGCACTTGAAGGCTATTACTGGACTTCGTCGCTGCAGCTCCTCATCTACAAGTTCCAATCAAGCGGTAGTCTGCATAACCTTCTACACGGCGATAAAACCAAAAACGTCTTATCATGGCGACAAAGGTTCAAGATTATACTCGGCATGGCAAAAGGGCTAGCGCATTTACACGAGTCGAACGTAATCCACTATAATCTCAAATCAACCAACGTCCTCTTCGACGTCTCAGACGAACCAAAGATAGGCGACTTCGGCTTGGTGAAGCTCTTACCAATGCTAGACCATTGCGTATTAAGCAGCAAAATCCAAAGCGCGCTCGGATACATGGCTCCCGAGTTCGCTTGCCGCACGGTTAAGATAACCGAGAAATGCGACGTGTACGGATTCGGAATCCTTATTTTGGAGATAGTAACAGGTAAAAAGCCTGTGGAGTACATGGAAGATGATGTGGTGGTTCTATGTGACATGGTTAGAGGTGCATTGGAAGAAGGAAAAGTTGAAGAATGTGTTGATGAAAAGCTTTTAGGCAATTTTGCTGCAGAAGAAGCGATTCCTGTGGTAAAACTGGGATTGATTTGTGCATCACAAGTTCCATCAAATAGGCCTGATATGAGTGAGGTTATAAACATATTAGAGTTGATTCAGTGCCCTTCAGAAGGACAAGAGGAGTTATTAGAATGA